Proteins from a genomic interval of Dasania marina DSM 21967:
- a CDS encoding 3-oxoacyl-[acyl-carrier-protein] synthase III C-terminal domain-containing protein, protein MSAAESTSTLAAQTTGIVSIGAYIPRTRLSRSAIATANLWANPNLKSRGKGVRAICAHDEDSLTMAVAAARQAQTKQQPATAIEQLLFASTTLPFADRQNATVIGEALALPEQLHSSDFSGSLRCGSSALITALQQPRSSLVVAADQRQTRPASLQEMTVGDGAAAIITGTENLLAKFIGACSLSIDLTDHYRALQSDFDYQLEERWIRDEGYLKIIPQAIQQLLKQQPDIDAASIQHLIVTGPDQRTIDTIAKQCGIAEQAVRDNLSLQCGNTGAAHPLLMLAHALEQAKPGDRLLVAGFGQGCDVLLLEATEKVLELNKQAPLQTLIDNGVEDDNYQRYLSFAGLVELDWGMRAERDNRTAHSAFYRHRKTVTGFIGGRCIACDTPQFPRKPFCANPQCRSDKGQIDEPFKDKKAAVKSFTEDWLALSYNPPFKYGNVRFEGGGIVMMEFADFKPGELEVGTPVSMQFRIKDQDNKRDFKRYFWKATPLLPR, encoded by the coding sequence GTGTCAGCAGCAGAAAGTACTTCAACGCTTGCCGCCCAGACTACGGGTATCGTTTCTATAGGCGCCTATATTCCCCGCACACGACTTTCTCGTAGTGCTATTGCTACGGCCAATCTTTGGGCCAACCCCAACCTTAAATCGCGAGGCAAGGGTGTACGCGCCATATGCGCACACGATGAGGACAGCCTCACCATGGCCGTCGCTGCTGCACGACAAGCGCAAACAAAACAGCAACCAGCTACGGCTATTGAGCAGTTACTGTTTGCCTCCACCACCCTGCCTTTTGCCGACAGACAAAATGCCACCGTCATTGGCGAGGCACTTGCGCTACCAGAACAGCTGCACAGCAGCGACTTTAGTGGCTCACTGCGCTGTGGCAGCTCGGCGTTGATAACAGCTCTGCAGCAGCCACGCAGCAGCCTGGTCGTCGCCGCCGACCAGCGCCAGACCCGCCCCGCTAGCTTGCAGGAAATGACCGTAGGCGACGGCGCAGCAGCCATCATTACCGGCACAGAAAATCTGTTAGCCAAATTTATTGGCGCCTGTTCTCTCTCAATTGATCTGACCGACCACTACCGGGCACTGCAGTCAGATTTTGACTATCAACTGGAGGAGCGCTGGATTAGAGATGAGGGCTATCTAAAAATCATTCCCCAAGCCATCCAGCAGCTACTCAAGCAACAGCCCGACATAGATGCTGCCAGTATTCAGCACTTAATTGTCACTGGCCCCGACCAACGTACGATTGACACCATTGCCAAACAATGTGGCATAGCTGAGCAGGCCGTGCGCGACAACTTGAGCTTGCAATGCGGTAATACCGGCGCTGCCCATCCTCTACTGATGCTCGCCCACGCCCTTGAGCAAGCCAAGCCAGGCGACCGTTTATTAGTTGCAGGCTTCGGGCAGGGCTGTGATGTACTGTTACTGGAAGCCACCGAAAAAGTCCTGGAATTAAACAAACAAGCACCGCTGCAGACACTAATCGACAATGGTGTCGAAGACGACAACTACCAACGTTACCTTTCGTTTGCCGGGCTAGTGGAACTGGACTGGGGTATGCGCGCTGAACGCGATAATCGCACCGCTCACTCCGCGTTCTACCGTCACCGAAAAACCGTAACGGGTTTTATCGGCGGGCGCTGCATAGCTTGCGACACGCCACAATTTCCTCGTAAACCCTTCTGTGCCAACCCGCAATGCCGCAGTGATAAAGGCCAGATAGATGAACCCTTTAAAGACAAGAAAGCGGCGGTTAAATCCTTTACCGAAGACTGGCTGGCTCTGTCCTACAACCCACCTTTTAAGTATGGCAACGTGCGCTTTGAAGGCGGCGGTATCGTGATGATGGAGTTTGCTGATTTCAAGCCTGGCGAATTGGAAGTCGGAACCCCAGTTAGTATGCAGTTCCGCATCAAAGATCAAGACAACAAGCGCGACTTCAAACGCTACTTCTGGAAAGCAACGCCGCTGCTGCCACGCTAA
- a CDS encoding acetyl-CoA acetyltransferase: MATGIKDKVVIIGMGCTHFGERWDCSAEDLMVESFSECLADAGIARDQIEAAWFGLSVDEQNLGKSALSLSETLRLPNIAATRVENMCATGTEALRGAVYAVAAGAYDVALALGVEKLKDTGYGGLPERNKGTFDDLWFPSATAPGSFAQFASAYVARHGMNMDKLKQAMAHVSWKSHENGILNEKAHLRSRVSIEKILNAPMISYPLGLYDCCGVSDGSACAIVTTPEKAAEMGKTGTLVSVKSMQLALSNGSEMSHDSWDGSYALTTRVASQKAYAEAGVSNPQRELDLIEVHDCFSITELVTMEDLGLSEVGHASEDILAGKFDRDGEVPCNVDGGLKCFGHPIGATGLRMTYEIYQQLHGRAGERQLNNPRLGLTHNLGGFPNKNVCSVSLFGHYSA; the protein is encoded by the coding sequence ATGGCCACTGGAATTAAAGATAAAGTTGTCATCATCGGCATGGGTTGCACTCATTTTGGTGAGCGCTGGGACTGTAGTGCCGAAGACTTGATGGTGGAGTCCTTTAGCGAATGCTTGGCCGACGCGGGCATAGCTCGCGATCAAATTGAGGCCGCCTGGTTCGGCCTCTCGGTCGACGAACAAAACCTAGGGAAATCAGCACTGTCATTATCTGAAACCCTGCGCCTGCCTAACATCGCCGCCACTAGAGTGGAGAATATGTGTGCCACCGGCACCGAAGCGCTGCGCGGTGCAGTCTATGCCGTGGCCGCAGGCGCCTATGATGTCGCCTTAGCCCTTGGCGTCGAAAAACTCAAAGATACTGGCTACGGTGGGCTACCCGAACGCAACAAGGGCACCTTCGATGACCTTTGGTTCCCCAGCGCCACCGCACCGGGTTCCTTTGCCCAGTTTGCCAGCGCCTATGTGGCACGCCATGGCATGAACATGGATAAATTAAAACAAGCGATGGCGCATGTCTCTTGGAAAAGCCATGAAAACGGCATACTCAATGAAAAAGCCCATCTGCGATCACGGGTATCGATTGAAAAAATTCTCAACGCACCGATGATCTCTTATCCACTGGGGCTTTACGACTGCTGCGGGGTCAGCGATGGCTCAGCCTGCGCCATTGTTACCACTCCTGAGAAGGCTGCAGAAATGGGCAAAACCGGCACCCTGGTCAGTGTAAAATCCATGCAGCTGGCACTCAGCAATGGTTCGGAAATGTCGCACGACTCCTGGGATGGCAGCTATGCCCTGACCACCCGTGTCGCCTCGCAAAAAGCCTATGCCGAAGCCGGTGTTAGCAATCCACAGCGTGAACTCGATTTGATAGAAGTTCACGACTGCTTCTCGATCACCGAGCTGGTCACCATGGAAGACCTCGGGCTGTCAGAAGTAGGCCACGCCTCTGAAGATATACTCGCCGGTAAATTCGACCGCGATGGTGAAGTACCCTGCAATGTCGACGGTGGTTTGAAATGTTTTGGCCACCCTATCGGTGCCACCGGCCTGCGTATGACCTATGAAATCTACCAACAATTACATGGCCGAGCGGGAGAGCGCCAGCTCAACAACCCGCGTTTGGGCCTGACTCATAACCTGGGCGGCTTCCCTAATAAAAATGTTTGTAGCGTGTCGCTGTTTGGCCACTACTCGGCTTAG
- a CDS encoding acyl-CoA dehydrogenase family protein, with protein MNHLQDSEQVTMIRDSVKSFVAKEMPRDKVKQWDKNNEFPRDVFDKLVEMGCMGLTVPEEYGGSGRDITSTVVVIEELSARSMAVACAYIQSSCYAGLNLVEVASPEQKDRLLPRVAKEGLMFAYGLSEPDVGSDVASVRTSAVRQGDTVIINGAKRFCSGAAISEYIYTLVRTGPVEDRYKNLSLILIPPDAPGVLLEPQETLGLKGGGTYDVSFSDVAVPVENIVGGEQGWNDGWSKLVGPGLDIEKVEVAAMALGIATAAVADAWNYAQERIQFGKAICTIQSIRHMLADAKTKLEACRLMTYNAAWMIDQNQSVAVEAAMAKLFVCDTCRDIVLSCQQVMGAYGYVRDFDMERYVRDILVMPILGGSSAIQKNNICNRLKLPRK; from the coding sequence ATGAATCATCTACAGGATTCTGAACAGGTCACTATGATTCGCGATAGTGTGAAAAGCTTTGTGGCAAAGGAGATGCCTAGGGACAAGGTTAAGCAGTGGGATAAAAATAATGAGTTCCCCCGCGACGTTTTCGATAAGTTGGTCGAGATGGGTTGCATGGGCCTGACGGTACCAGAAGAGTATGGTGGCAGTGGTCGCGATATTACTTCCACCGTTGTGGTGATTGAGGAGTTATCTGCACGCAGTATGGCGGTGGCCTGTGCTTATATTCAGTCCAGCTGTTACGCGGGCCTTAATTTGGTTGAGGTTGCCAGCCCCGAGCAGAAAGATAGGCTGTTGCCTAGGGTGGCCAAGGAAGGGCTGATGTTTGCTTACGGTCTTTCTGAGCCAGATGTGGGTTCGGATGTTGCCAGTGTCCGCACATCGGCAGTGCGTCAGGGGGATACAGTTATTATTAACGGCGCCAAGCGATTTTGTTCTGGCGCCGCCATTTCTGAATACATTTATACCTTGGTTCGGACTGGTCCGGTGGAGGATCGTTACAAAAATCTATCACTGATTTTAATTCCACCTGATGCCCCTGGTGTATTGCTTGAGCCGCAAGAGACCTTGGGGCTAAAAGGCGGCGGCACCTACGATGTCAGTTTTAGTGATGTTGCAGTGCCTGTAGAAAATATTGTTGGCGGTGAGCAAGGGTGGAATGATGGCTGGAGTAAGTTGGTGGGCCCTGGTTTAGATATTGAGAAAGTTGAGGTGGCAGCAATGGCCTTGGGTATTGCTACCGCAGCGGTGGCAGATGCCTGGAACTATGCTCAGGAGCGCATCCAATTTGGCAAGGCTATCTGCACCATACAGTCCATACGCCATATGTTAGCCGATGCCAAAACCAAGCTGGAGGCTTGTCGGTTAATGACCTACAACGCCGCTTGGATGATAGATCAAAATCAGTCGGTGGCAGTAGAAGCGGCCATGGCTAAACTGTTTGTTTGTGATACCTGTCGCGACATTGTTTTGAGCTGCCAGCAGGTGATGGGCGCCTATGGCTATGTGCGTGATTTTGATATGGAGCGTTATGTACGCGATATTTTAGTGATGCCGATTCTTGGCGGTTCGTCAGCTATTCAGAAAAATAATATTTGTAATCGTTTAAAACTGCCGCGGAAATAA
- a CDS encoding arylsulfatase, which yields MFLSKSLLSLFCCLFFSLFAHGVTAESSGRPNILLVVADDLAFTDIGSFGGEINTPTLDALSEQGLRFSQFYSAPSCSPTRATLLTGVDYHLAGLGAMQHTQTPEQLGRPGYEGYLNQRVVTLPELLRDAGYHTFMAGKWHLGISESNSPAARGFEQSFALLQGGGGHFDTLGLTADSPALYRENGQLTSLPEDFYSSRFYSDKMIEYIRGRESKRPFFGYLSYTAPHWPLQAPDASIERYKDRYAAGYEPLRLQRVARAKELGIVPEHQSFAQPNYKRPWQSLSPQRRDVEARKMAVYAAMIDDMDLHLGRVLDALKQDGELDNTVIIFMSDNGAEGHDLDYALPQLKKYIATCCDNRLENLGRANSYFSYGHDWAQAGIALFRGFKAQPLEGGIRVPLIVSFPGWPLKGGIYQGLSSVEDIVPTLLALINLEHPAPSYQKRDVYPITGSSLLPLLDGEQSTLVTNRPLARELFGRAAIRVENWKAVKIPPPYGDDQWQLYAIDKDPGESQDLSTVEPETLKRLISFWQDYAASTGLILSNRPSRY from the coding sequence ATGTTTTTATCTAAATCATTACTTAGCTTGTTTTGCTGTCTGTTTTTTTCTTTGTTTGCTCACGGCGTGACAGCAGAATCATCAGGGCGGCCGAATATTTTGTTGGTTGTCGCTGATGATCTTGCTTTTACTGATATCGGCAGCTTTGGTGGTGAAATAAATACGCCAACGTTGGATGCTTTGTCTGAGCAAGGGCTGCGTTTCAGCCAGTTCTATTCTGCCCCCAGTTGTTCACCTACTCGGGCAACCTTATTAACAGGGGTAGACTATCATTTGGCTGGTTTGGGTGCCATGCAACATACTCAGACGCCAGAGCAATTAGGCCGGCCTGGCTATGAAGGCTATCTCAACCAGCGAGTGGTGACCTTACCTGAACTACTTCGAGATGCCGGATATCACACTTTTATGGCAGGTAAGTGGCATTTGGGAATCAGTGAATCCAATAGCCCCGCTGCGAGAGGGTTTGAACAATCCTTTGCGCTGCTACAAGGGGGTGGTGGTCATTTTGATACGTTGGGGTTAACTGCCGATAGCCCTGCGCTGTATCGAGAGAATGGCCAACTAACATCACTGCCAGAAGATTTTTATTCCAGTCGTTTTTATAGTGACAAGATGATCGAATATATTCGTGGCCGTGAGAGTAAACGGCCGTTTTTTGGTTACCTGTCTTATACGGCGCCACATTGGCCGTTGCAAGCACCGGATGCTTCGATAGAGCGCTATAAAGATCGCTATGCCGCTGGCTATGAGCCGCTGCGACTGCAGCGTGTGGCGCGGGCAAAAGAGCTGGGCATAGTTCCAGAACATCAAAGTTTTGCCCAGCCAAACTATAAGCGTCCCTGGCAGTCACTGTCACCGCAAAGGCGCGATGTCGAAGCGCGAAAAATGGCAGTCTATGCGGCAATGATAGACGATATGGATTTACATTTAGGGCGGGTGTTGGACGCCTTAAAGCAAGATGGTGAGCTAGATAACACGGTAATAATCTTTATGTCTGACAATGGTGCTGAAGGCCATGACTTAGACTATGCCTTACCCCAACTGAAAAAATACATAGCAACATGCTGCGATAATCGGCTAGAAAATCTTGGTCGTGCCAACTCCTACTTTTCCTATGGTCATGATTGGGCGCAGGCAGGTATTGCTTTGTTTAGGGGCTTTAAGGCCCAACCTTTAGAAGGCGGTATCCGGGTGCCTTTAATTGTGAGTTTTCCAGGCTGGCCACTAAAGGGCGGTATTTATCAGGGCTTAAGCAGTGTTGAAGATATAGTACCAACGCTACTGGCGCTAATAAACCTTGAGCACCCAGCGCCTAGTTATCAAAAACGAGATGTCTATCCTATTACTGGCAGCTCATTATTGCCCTTGCTTGATGGGGAGCAGAGTACTTTAGTGACAAATAGACCGCTAGCAAGAGAATTGTTTGGACGTGCCGCAATACGGGTTGAAAACTGGAAGGCGGTAAAAATTCCACCGCCCTATGGGGATGATCAGTGGCAGTTATATGCTATAGATAAAGATCCTGGCGAGAGCCAGGACTTATCAACTGTAGAACCAGAAACATTAAAGCGCCTGATAAGTTTTTGGCAAGATTATGCAGCATCAACGGGGTTAATTCTTTCAAACAGGCCATCACGTTATTAA
- a CDS encoding SDR family NAD(P)-dependent oxidoreductase: MQNPLAMHDRVIMITGGGQGIGRALGEQLLAQDARVALVDINHDTLAQTRQEIVQTGIHANRIRTYCGDVSNVEFVTDTVAQIVSDFGDLYGLINNAGIIRAAMASEMSIDQWNQVINVNLTGSFVCLQAVGKYLIEKSKNGDTKPGSIVNISSDAGRRGTIGQINYGAAKSGVLGMTMCSAREWGKFNINVNSVCYGMVETSMTETIRQDKFRDKYLSQIPLGRFSSTEEVAPATCFLLTDAAAYITGQHLSIDGGFYISS, translated from the coding sequence ATGCAAAATCCGTTGGCAATGCATGATCGGGTGATCATGATTACTGGTGGCGGCCAAGGTATCGGCCGCGCACTGGGCGAACAATTACTGGCCCAAGATGCACGAGTGGCACTGGTGGATATTAACCACGACACACTGGCACAAACTCGCCAAGAAATTGTGCAAACCGGTATCCATGCAAACCGTATACGCACCTACTGTGGCGATGTCAGCAATGTTGAGTTTGTCACTGACACCGTCGCTCAAATTGTTAGTGATTTCGGCGACCTCTACGGTCTGATCAATAATGCCGGTATTATTCGCGCGGCCATGGCCAGCGAAATGAGCATCGACCAGTGGAACCAGGTCATCAACGTCAACCTCACCGGCAGCTTTGTCTGTTTACAAGCCGTAGGAAAATACCTAATCGAAAAATCCAAAAATGGCGATACCAAACCCGGCAGCATTGTGAACATTTCATCCGATGCCGGTAGACGCGGCACCATAGGCCAAATTAACTACGGTGCAGCCAAGTCGGGCGTACTGGGCATGACCATGTGTTCCGCTCGCGAGTGGGGCAAATTCAATATTAACGTCAACTCGGTGTGCTATGGCATGGTGGAAACCAGCATGACAGAAACCATACGGCAGGATAAATTTCGCGATAAATATTTATCACAAATTCCACTGGGGCGTTTTTCCAGTACCGAAGAAGTCGCGCCTGCCACCTGTTTTTTACTCACCGATGCCGCTGCTTATATCACCGGCCAACATCTGAGCATTGACGGCGGCTTTTATATTAGCTCTTAA
- a CDS encoding PaaI family thioesterase: MEASIEGFNELLGVRFNGGEKGLYQLELTVGPQHHHDAGLVHGGVYLSLLDTVMSRAIRTLTEEAHYAPTVALSCNFFRPISTGLIYAEAKVVNQSRHLAFVEGSLRDELGRLLAGGSATFFLVEKPE; this comes from the coding sequence ATGGAGGCATCTATTGAGGGCTTTAATGAGTTGTTAGGTGTTCGTTTTAACGGCGGTGAAAAGGGCCTGTATCAGCTGGAATTAACCGTAGGCCCGCAACACCATCACGATGCCGGTTTGGTTCATGGTGGGGTTTATTTGAGTTTGCTAGACACGGTTATGTCCAGAGCTATTCGCACATTGACTGAAGAGGCCCACTACGCCCCAACCGTGGCGTTAAGTTGTAATTTTTTTCGGCCAATAAGCACGGGGCTGATTTATGCCGAAGCCAAGGTTGTTAACCAGTCGCGTCACCTGGCATTTGTTGAAGGCAGTTTGCGTGATGAGTTGGGGAGGTTACTGGCTGGCGGATCTGCAACTTTTTTCCTGGTTGAAAAGCCTGAATAA
- a CDS encoding TonB-dependent receptor: protein MLGCIATPLSVFSAPVLEEVLVTAEKRQQSLQDIPISIATMGADKLERFNIDELEDFSAKVPNVVINEYFGIATTFRSFIRGVGAVTVEVTQDPAVALYVDGIYVGSSFGGSFESADLERVEILRGPQGALYGRNATGGAINLISKKPQLDNFSFHQTLSGGNYNRLKSHTAVNIPLGDKAAIKLGYLMSERDGVVENTGLGEDYGVEDRTAARLALRVEPSDDLVIDFSAERNTIEDTTRYSQVLSGYAEPLAGTGVPISIPLAPFVTADILYPDPITGDRLDKGYSAFPVEADDNEILGSSLTLTWDMSENTTFKSITGYRDVDATQYTQVTGTTQVTINTPLGSLGPLTLGTGGVYEQEFTQVTQEFQLIGDVNFSGSSLQYVSGLYYYSDEGDNSDLSMSIGGLKLPGTDRTETENKSVAIYGQATYTPSGSNFHYTLGARYSDDQREAIRTNLNTTPAFQATKYDKDFSNFSPSLTVAYDLSDDVNIYAKAVSGYRSGGTSTLSYQASLFQEGADDETIVSYEIGMKGDFLDSRLRVNGAIFNMKYDDYQGSIQTGPQPAERDNLNIGDNTITGAELDLTVVVAEGMTFNLAMGYLDTEMGEDSVDPGTGAPLTPLIDTLPYAPELSYSATLDYQRPIMGDIELEWHINYSYQDESESGIIVGTSQLNDDYGLWDASIALTQIPFASGRAKVSLWGQNLTDEEYAVSNIGPFAPLGASEISPFGDPRTYGVTFTYEYD, encoded by the coding sequence ATGCTAGGCTGTATTGCTACGCCATTGTCTGTGTTTTCTGCGCCGGTGTTAGAAGAAGTGCTTGTAACTGCTGAAAAGCGGCAGCAGTCGTTACAGGATATTCCTATCTCCATCGCGACGATGGGGGCGGACAAATTAGAAAGATTTAATATTGATGAGCTGGAAGATTTTAGCGCTAAGGTGCCTAACGTTGTTATTAATGAGTATTTTGGTATTGCCACTACTTTCCGGTCGTTTATACGAGGTGTCGGTGCGGTAACGGTTGAGGTTACCCAAGATCCAGCAGTTGCGCTTTATGTAGACGGTATTTATGTGGGCTCATCTTTTGGCGGTTCTTTTGAATCGGCCGACCTTGAGCGGGTTGAGATTCTGCGCGGCCCTCAGGGTGCGCTCTATGGCCGCAATGCAACCGGTGGTGCGATTAATTTAATTTCGAAAAAACCTCAGTTAGATAATTTCTCTTTCCATCAGACCTTGAGTGGCGGTAATTACAACCGATTAAAATCTCATACGGCGGTTAACATTCCGCTGGGTGATAAAGCCGCGATTAAACTCGGTTATTTGATGTCAGAGCGTGACGGGGTGGTTGAAAATACTGGCCTAGGTGAGGATTATGGGGTGGAAGATCGCACTGCCGCTAGACTGGCATTGCGGGTTGAGCCTAGCGATGACTTGGTGATCGATTTTTCTGCAGAGCGCAATACCATAGAAGATACTACCCGTTACTCACAGGTGCTGAGTGGCTATGCTGAGCCTCTGGCTGGAACGGGCGTGCCGATTAGCATTCCGTTGGCCCCTTTTGTGACGGCTGATATTCTCTACCCTGATCCAATTACGGGTGACCGGTTGGATAAAGGTTACTCGGCATTTCCAGTTGAAGCAGACGACAATGAAATTTTGGGCAGTTCGTTAACCCTGACTTGGGATATGTCTGAGAATACCACGTTTAAATCGATTACCGGTTACCGGGACGTTGATGCCACCCAATACACCCAAGTGACGGGCACCACCCAAGTGACAATCAATACCCCACTTGGTTCTCTTGGCCCATTAACTCTGGGTACCGGGGGGGTCTATGAACAAGAGTTCACTCAGGTTACCCAAGAGTTCCAGTTGATTGGTGATGTAAACTTTTCGGGTAGTTCTCTGCAGTATGTTTCAGGCCTGTATTACTACAGTGATGAAGGTGATAATAGTGATCTGAGTATGTCGATAGGCGGGCTTAAACTACCAGGAACTGATCGCACAGAAACTGAGAATAAGAGTGTCGCTATCTATGGCCAGGCCACCTATACGCCCTCGGGTAGCAACTTTCATTACACGTTAGGTGCTCGTTATTCCGATGACCAACGTGAGGCTATACGAACTAACCTGAATACTACGCCTGCTTTCCAGGCAACCAAATACGACAAAGATTTCAGTAACTTCAGCCCTTCGCTGACAGTGGCGTACGACTTGAGTGACGATGTCAATATTTACGCGAAAGCGGTTAGCGGTTACCGCTCTGGCGGCACCTCTACGTTGTCTTATCAGGCATCACTGTTTCAGGAAGGGGCCGATGATGAAACCATTGTTTCCTATGAAATTGGTATGAAAGGGGATTTTCTGGATAGCCGCTTGCGTGTCAACGGTGCGATCTTCAATATGAAGTATGACGATTATCAGGGCAGTATTCAGACGGGTCCGCAACCTGCCGAACGTGACAATCTAAATATTGGCGACAATACCATCACTGGTGCCGAATTGGATTTAACCGTGGTGGTCGCAGAAGGTATGACTTTTAATCTTGCGATGGGTTACCTGGATACCGAAATGGGTGAAGACAGTGTTGACCCTGGCACCGGCGCACCGCTAACGCCACTGATAGACACATTGCCATATGCCCCCGAGCTCAGTTATTCGGCGACGCTGGATTATCAGCGCCCAATTATGGGTGACATAGAGCTGGAGTGGCACATCAATTACTCCTATCAAGATGAATCAGAGTCAGGGATTATTGTGGGTACCTCACAGCTAAATGATGATTATGGCCTGTGGGATGCCAGTATTGCCTTAACCCAAATTCCATTTGCCAGTGGCAGGGCGAAAGTCAGCCTTTGGGGGCAGAACCTTACCGATGAGGAGTATGCGGTCAGTAATATTGGTCCTTTTGCACCGTTAGGTGCGAGTGAAATTTCTCCCTTTGGCGATCCAAGAACTTATGGCGTCACGTTTACCTATGAGTACGATTAA
- a CDS encoding enoyl-CoA hydratase-related protein produces MISCEHIDCRREDEVLIISLNRADKKNAITGDMYRAMTSALETAASDDSIHVLLITAAGNFFCAGNDVHGFKAIADIPYQQRPGFNFMKTLARFGKPVVAAVPGDAVGIGATMLLHCDLVYLTENSQLKLPFVSIGLVPEFASTTLLTQRLGYQRAAELLMLRQHLDATEALALGLVNKVLPAEQLFDVAMQSCNALSQQPNAALQQTKRLMKQPELPAIIDKIEQETLAINQLLANIKLPTKQ; encoded by the coding sequence ATGATTAGCTGCGAACATATAGACTGCCGACGTGAAGATGAGGTGCTGATTATTAGCCTCAACCGAGCCGATAAAAAAAACGCCATCACCGGCGACATGTATAGAGCTATGACTAGCGCCTTAGAAACCGCAGCTAGTGACGACAGTATTCATGTGCTGTTAATCACCGCGGCCGGTAATTTTTTCTGCGCCGGTAATGATGTGCACGGTTTCAAAGCTATTGCCGATATCCCCTATCAACAGCGCCCCGGTTTCAACTTTATGAAAACCCTGGCCCGGTTTGGCAAACCCGTGGTCGCCGCTGTGCCCGGGGACGCCGTCGGCATCGGTGCCACTATGCTGTTGCATTGCGACCTGGTCTACCTCACCGAAAACAGTCAACTGAAGCTGCCCTTTGTCAGCATCGGGCTGGTACCAGAGTTTGCTTCAACCACGCTACTGACCCAGCGCTTGGGCTATCAACGCGCCGCCGAGTTATTGATGTTGCGTCAACACTTAGATGCCACTGAAGCGCTGGCATTAGGCTTGGTTAACAAAGTGTTACCGGCCGAGCAATTATTTGACGTCGCCATGCAGAGCTGTAACGCACTCAGCCAACAACCCAACGCGGCCTTGCAACAGACCAAACGCTTAATGAAACAGCCTGAGTTGCCAGCCATCATCGATAAGATTGAACAGGAAACCCTAGCCATTAATCAACTGCTGGCCAATATCAAACTACCTACTAAGCAATAA